In one Prosthecochloris aestuarii DSM 271 genomic region, the following are encoded:
- the mgtE gene encoding magnesium transporter: protein MIGTPILPEIRELIERRNFSALQRIFTDWLPVDLAELISDLPENEQAILYRLLPKGVATETFEYLDIDAKQNLLTALTKKDVTHILNSMSPDDRTEMLEELPSNVVQELLKLLSFEEFKIAKTLLAYAEDSVGRLMSPDYISVKKDWSILHVLEYIRKYGHDSETLNVIYVIDDYGKLIGELASRELLLSQPEKIVRDLISEEKIITLTATQDQQDALEAFKRYDRVALPVVDSNGYLIGIVTVDDMLDVAEEEETEDIQKFGGIEALEEPYMDLPLLQVIKKRGVWLVVLFLGEMLTASAMAFFEDELSKAIILATFIPLIISSGGNSGSQAATLIIRAMALGEITIKDWWRVMRREILSGLALGGLLGFIGVFRVVLWSIILGNYNIEWLSVGYTVGISLVGVVLLGTLAGSMLPMLLQRLGLDPATSSAPFVATIVDVAGIVIYFSVATVLLSGILL from the coding sequence ATGATCGGGACCCCAATACTGCCTGAAATCAGAGAGTTGATCGAGCGTCGGAACTTCAGCGCTCTGCAGCGGATCTTTACCGACTGGCTCCCTGTCGATCTGGCCGAACTCATTTCGGACCTTCCTGAAAACGAACAGGCGATTCTCTATCGGCTTCTACCCAAAGGAGTGGCGACCGAAACCTTCGAATATCTCGATATCGACGCCAAACAGAACCTCCTGACCGCGCTCACCAAGAAGGATGTCACTCACATCCTCAACAGCATGTCTCCCGACGACAGAACCGAGATGCTTGAAGAGCTGCCGAGCAATGTGGTACAGGAACTCCTGAAGCTGCTCTCCTTCGAAGAGTTCAAAATAGCCAAAACGCTTCTGGCCTACGCCGAAGACAGCGTCGGACGACTGATGTCGCCAGACTACATCAGCGTCAAAAAGGACTGGTCCATCTTGCACGTCCTGGAATATATCCGCAAGTACGGCCATGACAGTGAAACCCTGAACGTCATCTACGTCATTGATGATTACGGCAAACTCATTGGAGAACTTGCTTCAAGGGAACTGCTTCTTTCACAGCCTGAAAAAATAGTGCGTGACCTTATTTCAGAAGAGAAAATCATCACACTCACCGCAACGCAGGACCAGCAGGATGCTCTCGAGGCATTCAAACGTTACGATCGGGTAGCGCTGCCCGTCGTCGACTCAAACGGTTACCTGATAGGCATTGTGACGGTTGACGATATGCTCGATGTCGCCGAAGAAGAGGAAACCGAAGATATTCAGAAATTCGGTGGTATCGAAGCGCTCGAGGAGCCTTACATGGACCTCCCGCTGCTGCAGGTTATCAAAAAACGAGGGGTGTGGCTGGTGGTGCTTTTCCTGGGAGAGATGCTCACAGCCTCAGCTATGGCCTTTTTTGAAGACGAACTCTCCAAGGCGATCATCCTGGCAACCTTCATTCCGCTGATCATATCGAGCGGTGGAAACTCCGGCTCACAGGCTGCCACTCTGATCATCAGAGCCATGGCGCTTGGAGAGATAACCATCAAAGACTGGTGGCGGGTCATGAGGCGCGAAATTCTCTCCGGACTGGCGCTCGGAGGACTTCTGGGCTTTATCGGCGTGTTCAGAGTAGTTCTCTGGTCGATCATTCTCGGAAACTACAATATCGAATGGCTTAGCGTCGGCTACACGGTCGGAATCTCACTGGTGGGAGTCGTCCTTCTCGGCACACTCGCCGGCTCAATGCTCCCTATGCTGCTGCAGAGGCTCGGGCTCGACCCTGCTACCTCGTCAGCTCCTTTTGTAGCAACCATCGTCGACGTAGCAGGAATCGTGATCTATTTCAGCGTCGCGACCGTCCTCTTGAGCGGCATTCTCCTCTGA
- a CDS encoding electron transfer flavoprotein-ubiquinone oxidoreductase, which produces MNLDRESLDFDIVLIGAGPANLALALHLQRLIESHNSNEKTTLEPAIAILEKGGYCGAHLLSGAILDPAILETFMPDFRQRGCPIEAVIEKESVWFLTPRKKFTIPYLPEPFKNKGNLLISLSRFGGWLRDEAEAAGITVLDNTAAAKPVIEHGRLTAIITDDKAVNREGRPKPGFEPGIRLNARAFVIGEGARGSIFKSLDSTFGLQPAETVQTYETGVKEVWRIPAGRINPGTIHHTFGYPLQPSVYGGGWIYALSDTELSLGFVSAAEPDNPNVDPHLNLQRFKEHPLLRSLIEGGTMLEYGAKAITSGGYHAMPELSGPGFLLTGESAGMLNMQRLKGIHLAIESGVMAAETLFQSLVDNDFSNRALSKYRDRFEGSSARKELFKARHYRNAFNQGLYSGLMNAGIQLKLPGLNLAAATTANEKHLVPGRKEYSAFLNSKASFKPDQSITFSKSSDLFSSGTRHEEDQPCHLIIAKEKIDEICSKRCATEFGNPCQHFCPAGVYEIDLHAIPILKLNPSNCLHCKTCDIADPYGIITWTPPEGGGGPAYTLS; this is translated from the coding sequence GTGAACCTGGATAGAGAATCACTCGATTTCGACATCGTCCTCATAGGTGCAGGCCCGGCCAATCTCGCTCTTGCCCTGCATCTGCAGCGTCTCATCGAGAGCCATAACAGCAATGAGAAAACAACGCTCGAACCCGCAATAGCCATTCTCGAAAAAGGAGGCTATTGCGGAGCCCACCTGCTGTCGGGAGCCATCCTCGATCCGGCAATACTGGAAACGTTCATGCCGGACTTCCGTCAACGAGGATGCCCGATTGAAGCCGTGATAGAGAAGGAATCCGTCTGGTTTCTCACCCCAAGGAAAAAATTCACGATCCCCTACCTGCCCGAACCGTTCAAAAACAAAGGAAATCTGCTGATCTCTCTGTCGCGCTTCGGCGGGTGGCTCCGTGACGAGGCAGAAGCAGCCGGGATAACCGTGCTTGACAACACGGCTGCGGCAAAGCCGGTTATCGAACACGGCCGGCTGACAGCGATCATCACCGACGACAAGGCCGTCAACCGCGAAGGCAGACCAAAGCCCGGCTTCGAACCGGGAATACGACTTAACGCCAGAGCGTTTGTGATCGGAGAAGGCGCAAGGGGCTCCATCTTCAAATCACTCGACAGCACATTCGGGCTTCAACCTGCAGAAACCGTGCAGACCTATGAAACCGGGGTAAAAGAGGTCTGGCGGATTCCTGCAGGACGCATCAATCCAGGAACCATACACCACACATTCGGCTATCCGCTCCAGCCCTCCGTCTACGGAGGAGGATGGATCTACGCACTTTCTGATACGGAACTCTCGCTGGGCTTCGTCTCCGCCGCAGAACCCGACAACCCGAACGTCGATCCTCACCTCAACCTGCAGCGATTCAAAGAACATCCACTGCTACGGTCCCTCATCGAAGGGGGAACAATGCTCGAATACGGAGCCAAAGCCATTACTTCAGGAGGCTACCATGCCATGCCGGAACTTTCAGGTCCCGGTTTCCTGCTGACCGGTGAAAGCGCCGGGATGCTCAATATGCAGCGACTTAAAGGCATTCACCTGGCCATTGAGTCAGGGGTCATGGCAGCTGAAACTCTCTTCCAGTCGCTCGTCGACAACGATTTTTCAAACCGGGCCCTCTCGAAGTATCGTGACCGTTTTGAAGGTTCCTCAGCCCGGAAAGAACTCTTCAAGGCGCGTCACTACCGCAACGCCTTCAATCAAGGTCTCTACAGCGGACTTATGAACGCCGGCATCCAGTTAAAACTACCGGGGCTGAACCTTGCCGCCGCCACAACGGCAAACGAAAAACATCTTGTTCCGGGCAGAAAAGAGTACAGTGCATTTCTGAACAGCAAAGCATCCTTCAAACCTGACCAGTCGATCACCTTTTCAAAAAGCTCAGATCTGTTCAGCTCAGGCACTCGCCATGAAGAAGATCAGCCCTGCCATCTGATCATAGCGAAAGAAAAGATCGATGAAATCTGCAGCAAACGCTGCGCCACGGAGTTCGGCAACCCCTGCCAGCATTTCTGCCCTGCAGGGGTCTACGAAATCGATCTCCATGCCATCCCGATTCTCAAGCTCAACCCCTCCAACTGCCTTCACTGCAAAACCTGCGACATTGCCGACCCGTATGGAATCATAACCTGGACCCCACCCGAAGGCGGCGGAGGTCCCGCCTATACACTCAGCTGA
- a CDS encoding DNA-3-methyladenine glycosylase, giving the protein MGRVIRDFFTQPTLVVAESLLGKILVHKPRKGFCYKGMIVETEAYLGNGDDACHASRKMTPRNSVMFRNPGTIYVYFTYGAHNLLNIVTEPEGTAGAVLIRAMEPVEGIELMKKNRKTDKVINLMNGPGKLTQAMEISLQQNGSSLHDTTLYLEEGTTIAGSCIETTPRVGISKSTDLLWRKYISDNPYVSKASPLPPTKKKRIVLES; this is encoded by the coding sequence ATGGGAAGGGTAATCAGGGATTTTTTCACCCAGCCAACCCTTGTTGTGGCAGAATCGCTGCTGGGAAAAATATTGGTGCACAAACCAAGAAAGGGCTTCTGCTATAAAGGCATGATCGTTGAAACCGAAGCCTATCTCGGAAACGGGGACGACGCGTGCCATGCGAGCAGAAAAATGACCCCGAGAAACAGTGTCATGTTCCGCAATCCGGGAACGATCTACGTCTATTTCACCTATGGCGCCCACAACCTGTTAAACATCGTAACGGAACCCGAAGGAACCGCAGGAGCTGTCCTTATCCGAGCCATGGAACCGGTTGAAGGCATCGAGCTGATGAAAAAGAACAGAAAAACGGATAAGGTGATCAACCTCATGAACGGCCCTGGAAAACTCACACAGGCCATGGAGATCTCGCTGCAGCAGAATGGAAGTTCACTTCACGACACAACACTCTATCTTGAAGAAGGAACAACTATCGCAGGAAGCTGTATCGAAACCACCCCAAGAGTAGGAATTTCGAAAAGCACCGATCTTCTCTGGCGAAAATATATTAGCGACAACCCCTATGTTTCAAAAGCTTCTCCCCTGCCTCCGACGAAAAAGAAGCGGATCGTATTGGAAAGTTGA
- the mnmA gene encoding tRNA 2-thiouridine(34) synthase MnmA, whose product MNATISPTTVIVGLSGGVDSAVAACLLIEQGYSVTGLHIRTLDDSPDSAELVASTLVVSDLDEYRFPVFSLNLSNSFREHVIMTFQKDYLAGKTPNPCTLCNKLIKWEGLLKGAQLCGAEYVATGHYARIQHSDSSCRLLKGVDNKKDQSYFLWMLGRKTLEKTLFPLGEYSKPEVRQLARRFGIRAAEKTESQEICFVGDNNYRQFLKSSIPGLEQSVQGGDIIDEEGSVIGHHTGYPFYTIGQRKGLGISSSEPLYVTTIDPKRNRIHVGGKQKLACSRLKAGQLNWIGIAPPERPLKALGRIRYRDQESACTIIPLDGDRIEVLFDEPKNAVTPGQAIVFYHEEELLGGGVITAACPSA is encoded by the coding sequence ATGAACGCAACAATATCGCCGACGACGGTCATCGTAGGACTATCAGGAGGAGTAGATTCCGCGGTAGCGGCATGTCTGCTCATTGAACAGGGTTATAGCGTAACGGGACTGCATATACGGACCCTTGACGACAGCCCGGACAGTGCAGAACTCGTTGCATCCACGTTGGTTGTCAGCGATCTTGATGAGTACCGGTTTCCGGTTTTTTCGCTGAACCTCAGCAACTCGTTCCGAGAGCATGTCATCATGACCTTTCAGAAGGACTATCTTGCAGGAAAAACACCTAATCCCTGCACGCTCTGCAATAAACTGATCAAGTGGGAAGGCCTCCTGAAAGGCGCACAACTTTGCGGAGCAGAGTACGTTGCAACCGGGCACTATGCAAGAATCCAGCACTCCGACAGCTCCTGCAGGCTGCTCAAGGGTGTTGATAACAAAAAAGACCAGAGCTATTTTCTCTGGATGCTCGGCAGAAAGACCCTGGAAAAAACCCTCTTCCCGCTTGGAGAATACAGCAAACCCGAAGTCCGTCAACTTGCCCGGCGTTTCGGCATCAGAGCGGCAGAGAAAACAGAAAGCCAGGAGATATGCTTCGTCGGGGACAATAACTACCGGCAATTCCTCAAATCATCCATTCCCGGACTGGAACAAAGCGTGCAGGGCGGAGATATCATCGACGAAGAGGGATCGGTGATCGGTCATCATACCGGTTATCCCTTCTACACTATCGGACAGAGAAAGGGTCTTGGAATCTCCTCCAGCGAACCGCTCTACGTCACGACCATCGATCCGAAACGCAACCGGATCCACGTCGGAGGGAAACAAAAGCTTGCATGCAGCAGACTCAAAGCCGGACAGCTGAACTGGATCGGAATAGCTCCGCCCGAAAGGCCGCTGAAAGCGCTCGGCCGTATTCGCTACCGCGACCAGGAATCTGCGTGCACGATCATTCCTCTCGACGGCGACAGAATCGAAGTCCTGTTCGATGAGCCGAAAAACGCCGTCACGCCGGGTCAGGCCATCGTCTTCTACCACGAAGAAGAACTCCTTGGTGGCGGAGTCATCACAGCGGCATGTCCATCGGCCTGA
- a CDS encoding ParA family protein produces MGRVIAIANQKGGVGKTTTSVNIAASIAISEFRTLLIDIDPQANATSGFGLETEDEIENTFYHVMVQGGDIKDAIRPSKLEYLDVVPSNVNLVGMEVELVNMQEREYVMQKALKGVRDNYDYIIIDCPPSLGLITLNSLTAADSVLIPVQAEYYALEGLGKLLNTISIVRKHLNPRLEIEGVLLTMFDSRLRLAGQVAEEVKKFFKDKVYKTYIRRNVRLSEAPSHGLPALLYDAQSLGSKDYLDLAQEIFNKDGNIRKFKIRQQ; encoded by the coding sequence ATGGGCCGAGTTATTGCGATTGCAAACCAGAAAGGTGGCGTCGGCAAGACGACCACATCGGTAAATATAGCTGCCTCAATTGCCATTTCAGAGTTCAGGACCCTGTTGATCGATATCGATCCGCAGGCGAATGCGACATCAGGCTTCGGCCTGGAAACGGAAGACGAGATTGAAAACACCTTTTACCATGTGATGGTTCAGGGTGGAGATATCAAGGACGCTATCAGGCCGTCAAAGCTTGAGTACCTTGATGTTGTTCCTTCCAATGTCAATCTGGTCGGTATGGAAGTCGAACTGGTCAATATGCAGGAGAGGGAATATGTTATGCAAAAGGCTCTGAAAGGGGTAAGAGATAACTATGATTACATTATCATCGATTGTCCGCCTTCTCTTGGCCTCATTACCCTCAACTCCCTGACTGCAGCAGATTCCGTTCTGATTCCTGTCCAGGCAGAGTACTATGCTCTCGAGGGGCTGGGCAAGCTGCTCAATACAATCAGTATCGTTCGAAAACATCTGAACCCGCGCCTGGAAATCGAAGGTGTTCTTCTGACCATGTTTGATTCGCGTCTGCGTCTGGCCGGTCAGGTTGCCGAAGAGGTCAAGAAGTTTTTCAAAGACAAGGTCTACAAAACCTACATTCGCAGAAATGTCCGCCTTTCGGAAGCCCCCAGTCACGGTTTGCCTGCCCTGCTCTATGATGCTCAGAGCCTTGGTTCCAAGGATTACCTTGATCTGGCTCAGGAGATCTTCAATAAAGATGGCAATATCAGGAAGTTTAAGATCAGGCAGCAGTAG
- a CDS encoding alpha/beta hydrolase, with amino-acid sequence MLQRQHFATLTCLDMHSGENNGEDIIVMLHGYGSNEKDLIQLTPYLGSNLHAISARAPLQLDMEMYAWFPIEFTPEGITVDYPAAREASNRLNAFLHAIIDHYQPKHSRVWLMGFSQGAVMSYLTALFEPSILNGVIALSGQFPEAEAGAMPQSPLLRDLPFLVVHGEYDDVLPVMNGRRSRQWLSKQVNDLSYMEYPMGHEINSQELNLIGRWLDEQRSKKQ; translated from the coding sequence ATGCTTCAGCGTCAACATTTCGCAACGCTTACCTGTCTCGACATGCACTCCGGTGAAAATAATGGCGAAGACATCATCGTCATGCTGCACGGATACGGCAGTAACGAAAAAGACCTCATTCAGCTAACTCCCTACCTTGGCAGTAACCTGCACGCGATAAGTGCGAGAGCTCCCCTCCAGCTCGATATGGAAATGTATGCCTGGTTTCCCATCGAGTTTACGCCTGAAGGCATTACAGTAGACTACCCAGCAGCCAGAGAGGCCTCGAATCGTCTCAATGCCTTTCTGCATGCGATCATCGATCACTACCAGCCAAAGCATTCCAGAGTCTGGCTGATGGGCTTCAGTCAGGGCGCGGTCATGAGCTACCTGACGGCGCTCTTTGAGCCGTCCATACTCAATGGAGTCATCGCTCTGTCCGGGCAGTTCCCTGAAGCCGAGGCTGGCGCAATGCCCCAGAGCCCTCTGCTCCGGGATCTGCCATTTCTGGTAGTTCACGGAGAATACGACGATGTCCTCCCCGTCATGAACGGCAGACGATCACGGCAATGGCTTTCAAAGCAGGTCAACGACCTCTCCTACATGGAGTATCCGATGGGACACGAAATCAACAGCCAAGAACTCAATCTCATTGGCAGGTGGCTTGATGAGCAGCGCAGCAAAAAGCAGTAA
- the dapB gene encoding 4-hydroxy-tetrahydrodipicolinate reductase has protein sequence MRYTLVGNGRMGQQVQSVIEASPEHEVHAVLDVDAAITAGSFAGSDVIIDFTVRDAFLANLPAMIDSGVPVVVGTTGWDDQVERISAQAREAGASLMYSANFSLGVNIFLRTVREAAKMIGSFDQFDIAFSEQHHTAKADFPSGTALCAAQMILDANPRKKTVLSALSEDRKIRPDELQVASIRLGSVFGQHAAHINSDFDDIVISHTARSRQGFASGAVEAGRWLATKHRSTPGFYTMDNFLDEVLG, from the coding sequence ATGAGATATACGCTTGTTGGAAACGGCAGAATGGGGCAGCAGGTGCAGTCAGTTATCGAAGCATCTCCTGAGCATGAGGTCCATGCCGTGCTTGATGTCGATGCAGCCATTACGGCGGGCTCTTTTGCCGGAAGTGATGTTATTATCGATTTTACCGTCAGGGACGCGTTTCTTGCAAACCTTCCCGCTATGATTGACTCCGGGGTTCCTGTCGTTGTCGGTACGACGGGATGGGATGATCAGGTTGAACGAATCAGCGCTCAGGCCAGAGAAGCGGGGGCCTCCCTGATGTATTCTGCAAACTTCTCTCTCGGCGTCAATATTTTTCTGAGAACAGTGCGGGAAGCGGCTAAAATGATCGGCTCTTTCGATCAGTTCGATATCGCTTTCAGCGAGCAGCACCATACCGCAAAGGCGGATTTTCCAAGCGGAACGGCGCTCTGTGCGGCACAGATGATTCTCGACGCAAATCCCCGCAAGAAAACAGTGCTTTCTGCCCTGTCTGAAGACCGCAAAATTCGACCTGATGAACTGCAGGTTGCTTCCATCAGGCTTGGTTCGGTGTTCGGACAGCATGCCGCTCATATCAATTCTGATTTTGACGATATTGTCATCTCCCATACTGCCCGAAGTCGTCAGGGTTTTGCCAGCGGAGCTGTCGAGGCCGGCAGATGGCTTGCGACAAAGCATCGCAGCACTCCGGGGTTTTATACCATGGATAATTTTCTTGATGAAGTTCTCGGATAG
- a CDS encoding ParB/RepB/Spo0J family partition protein, protein MAKKALGKGLKALIPDEGFMPSSSGRERDESWAREGAIGSLPVDRIEINPFQPRKEFDEAALEDLKNSIIENGVIQPITVTRDGDGYQLISGERRLRAVKQAAFKFIPAYIIDAPEDARKLELALIENIQREDLNAIEVALALKSLVTTCNMTQDDVAQKVGKNRSTVSNFLRLLKLPVEIQNSIIVREITQGHARALVNLPNPKLQLKVWEQIISRKLSVRQTEELVNSLFRDQSARKVTASGQSGDYARMESLLRDRFATKVRIVQKKKGQGEIHIQYYSPDDLERILELLG, encoded by the coding sequence ATGGCTAAAAAAGCATTGGGTAAGGGGCTGAAGGCGCTTATTCCTGATGAAGGTTTTATGCCTTCTTCTTCCGGCAGAGAGCGTGATGAATCCTGGGCAAGAGAAGGTGCTATCGGCAGTCTTCCTGTTGACAGAATCGAGATCAATCCTTTTCAGCCCCGCAAGGAGTTTGATGAGGCTGCTCTCGAGGATCTGAAAAACTCCATTATAGAAAACGGGGTGATTCAGCCTATCACGGTTACCCGCGATGGTGATGGTTACCAGCTTATCAGCGGTGAGCGCAGGCTTCGGGCGGTCAAGCAGGCCGCATTCAAGTTTATTCCGGCCTATATTATTGACGCGCCCGAAGACGCACGCAAACTTGAGCTCGCGCTTATTGAAAATATTCAGCGTGAGGACCTCAATGCTATTGAAGTCGCATTGGCGCTTAAAAGCCTTGTGACTACCTGTAATATGACCCAGGACGACGTTGCTCAGAAAGTCGGCAAAAATCGCTCGACCGTCAGTAATTTTCTGCGCCTTCTCAAGCTGCCTGTCGAGATACAGAACAGCATTATTGTCAGGGAGATTACGCAGGGGCATGCAAGGGCGCTGGTGAACCTGCCTAACCCGAAGCTGCAGCTGAAAGTCTGGGAGCAGATCATTTCCAGAAAACTCTCTGTCCGCCAAACAGAGGAACTGGTGAACAGTCTGTTCAGGGATCAGTCTGCCCGAAAAGTTACGGCTTCCGGGCAGTCCGGGGACTATGCCAGAATGGAATCGCTTCTCAGAGACCGTTTCGCTACCAAGGTCAGGATTGTCCAGAAAAAGAAAGGTCAGGGGGAGATCCATATTCAGTACTACTCTCCGGATGATCTTGAACGGATTCTTGAACTGCTGGGATAA